One segment of Poecile atricapillus isolate bPoeAtr1 chromosome 5, bPoeAtr1.hap1, whole genome shotgun sequence DNA contains the following:
- the FASTKD1 gene encoding FAST kinase domain-containing protein 1, mitochondrial isoform X2: MLCMRQVCLFALRCYQARTLCSDLLLNQINGCTHEDEVFSLVRRNKTRLSEKHVGIALNMLWQLQKKRPLLLRTSDYVRNHSQFLTLCILAENKVKHMEDEVIVDILYSILRLDVEHHVSLAKVLVTEAWKRLERILSVLMISISEVITESFRDRLIHKAEQLLEKNSDIHFNYARRILQFLQNVKLRYHPLLDKCNKIFLESASHLDIYSISHIFGLYEQLGFDNAEFRLIAKQLLSEAIDDYCDPETFAKLFFSLGPMAGSEVRERLLVTAVHMAEEFSSHQVLMILKTMQKMKCRNSHLLKKMSSVLHKHLDSYHVLQLVKLTQCLVVLHCQDLELFAKLKMLLLGYLKSSVIPADTAAIIRVLTMLPSFQVEEMIINKAAAVLPQCRLHHLNCIATALAKWNHHGQLHWQNSSELCAKLLQKLNDCGFQRLQKANNLNLLLEELPYVNGKWFEQVLNEETLAMFQRLIDQITWANVLPLSFFLIKSGHRCPALFDRIASVTVENIDKIPPSEIYFILFLFSALNYDPPDSEEFFKSCIQHLTSNLSHLETYHLVLLGHVLAMAGYFPPVLITTIFNVSFLSKLDAQLKVLPDTVKQRVDLSLMKLNRAVCLECPEFHIPWFHEPYCQRVFHNSTSRINPQQQHIHRMLTVILGGSHYSRMSVVTPYYYKIDFECVLDVNKKPLSYMAQNVALNGVEGIHLRHDMKDERRKALPPGAQRVALEFLNSKAFSKDYSRHLKGEPAVKKRHLEILGYRVVQIPHFEWNSMVLSTKGEQLEYLRQQLYGIQ; encoded by the exons ATGCTTTGTATGAGGCAGGTTTGCTTATTTGCACTGAGGTGTTACCAGGCTCGGACTCTGTGTAGTGATCTGCTTTTGAACCAGATAAATGGCTGCACCCATGAAGATGAAGTGTTCAGCCTTGTTAGAAGGAACAAGACCAGACTTTCTGAAAAGCATGTGGGAATTGCATTGAACATGCTGTGGCAATTGCAAAAGAAGAGGCCCTTACTTTTAAGGACTAGTGACTATGTAAGAAATCACTCCCAGTTTCTTACCCTTTGCATTTTGGCAGAAAACAAGGTGAAACACATGGAAGATGAGGTGATAGTGGACATCTTATATAGCATCCTGAG GCTCGATGTTGAACACCATGTTTCTCTAGCAAAAGTGCTTGTTACAGAGGCATGGAAAAGATTAGAAAG gATCTTGTCAGTTTTGATGATCAGCATATCGGAAGTGATCACAGAGAGTTTTCGAGATCGATTAATACACAAGGCTGAACAGCTCTTAGAAAAAAACAGTGACATCCACTTCAACTATGCCAGAAGAATACTGCAGTTTCTCCAAAATGTTAAACTGAGATATCATCCATTGCTAGACAAATGCAACAAGATTTTCCTTGAAAGTGCCTCCCATCTTGATATATACAGTATTAGTCATATTTTTGGACTGTATGAGCAGCTGGGTTTTGACAATGCTGAATTCCGTTTGATTGCTAAACAGCTTCTATCTGAAGCTATAGATGATTATTGTGATCCTGAAAcatttgcaaaattatttttttctcttgggcCTATGGCAGGATCTGAGGTTAGAGAAAG GTTGCTAGTAACTGCAGTACACATGGCAGAGGAATTTAGCAGTCACCAAGTATTGATGATACTGAAGACTatgcagaaaatgaaatgcagaaattcTCATCTActcaaaaa AATGTCTTCTGTTCTGCACAAACACTTGGATAGCTACCATGTGTTACAGTTGGTAAAGTTAACGCAGTGCTTGGTGGTGTTGCATTGCCAAGATCTGGAGCTGTTTGCCAAACTAAAAATGTTACTATTAGG TTATTTAAAATCTAGTGTAATACCTGCTGATACTGCAGCCATAATACGTGTTCTGACCATGCTTCCTTCTTTTCAAGTGGAGGAAATGATTAtaaacaaagcagcagcagttttgcCTCAATGCAGACTCCATCATTTGAATTGCATTGCTACAGCTCTTGCTAAGTGGAATCATCATGGCCAGTTGCACTGGCAAAACAGTTCTGAGCTATGTGCCAAGCTTCTGCAAAAACTAAATGACTGTGGATTTCAGAGGCTTCAGAAAGCCAACAACTTAAATCTTCTGTTGGAAGAACTTCCATATGTGAATGGAAAGTGGTTTGAACAAGTTCTGAATGAGGAAACTCTGGCTATGTTTCAACGCTTGATAGATCAAATAACATGGGCAAACGTTTTAcccttgtctttttttctcataaaatcAGGCCACCGTTGTCCTGCATTATTTGACAGAATAGCTTCTGTGACTGTTGAAAATATAGACAAG attcccCCCTCTGAAATCtattttattctcttccttttctctgctttgaaTTATGACCCTCCTGACAGTGAAGAATTCTTTAAGAGTTGTATCCAACATCTTACTTCTAACTTGA GTCATCTTGAAACTTATCACTTGGTGCTGCTTGGTCATGTTTTGGCAATGGCTGGGTATTTTCCTCCAGTTCTGATAACAACGATATTTAATGTTTCTTTCCTAAGCAAACTGGATGCTCAACTTAAAG tcCTGCCTGATACAGTGAAGCAGAGGGTTGACTTGAGCCTCATGAAATTGAACAGAGCAGTCTGTCTGGAATGCCCAGAGTTTCACATCCCTTGGTTTCATGAGCCATACTGCCAACGTGTCTTTCATAACA GTACAAGCCGAATAAATCCACAGCAACAGCATATTCACAGAATGCTGACAGTGATCTTAGGAGGGAGCCATTACTCAAGAATGTCTGTTGTCACACCGTACTACTATAAAATAG ATTTTGAGTGTGTCCTGgatgtaaataaaaagcctctTTCCTATATGGCTCAGAATGTAGCTTTGAATGGTGTGGAGGGAATACACTTGAGACATGACATGAAGGATGAAAGGAGAAAGGCTCTGCCACCAGGAGCTCAAAG AGTTGCTTTGGAATTTCTTAATTCAAAAGCTTTTAGCAAAGATTATTCACGTCATCTGAAAGGAGAACCTGCAGTGAAAAAGCGACACCTGGAGATACTGGGGTACCGAGTAGTTCAG ATTCCTCACTTCGAATGGAATTCTATGGTTCTGTCAACAAAAGGTGAACAGCTGGAATACCTGAGGCAGCAGCTGTATGGAATACAGTGA
- the KLHL41 gene encoding kelch-like protein 41, with product MDSQRELTEELRLYQSTLLQDGLKELLEEKKFVDCSLKAGDRSLPCHRLILSACSPYFREYFLSEQNEEKKKEVVLDNVDPNILDMIIKYLYSASIDLNDSNVQDIFALASRFQIPSVFTVCVSYLQKRLAVGNCLAILRLGVLLDCPRLAFSARDFVSDHFVQICQEEDFMQLAPHELISVISPDSLNVEKEELVFEAVMRWVRTDKENRVKSLGEIFDCIRFRLMPEKYFKEQVEKDDIIKSNSDLQKKVKIIKDAFAGKLPDSSKSTEKSSKGEVNGDVGDEDLLPGYLNDLPRHGMFVKDLILLVNDTAAVAYDPLENECYLAALAEQIPRNHSSIVTKQNQVYIVGGLYVEEENKDQPFQSYFFQLDSIAGEWVALPPLPSARCLFGLGESDNKIYVIAGKDLRTEESLDSVLCYDPVAMKWGEIKKLPIKVYGHATISNNGLIYCLGGKTDDKKCTNRLFVYNPKKGDWRDLAPMKVPRSMFGTAIHKGKIVIAGGVTEEGLTASVEAFDLTTNKWEVMPEFPQERSSISLVTLSGALYAIGGFAMIQLESKEFAPSEVTDIWKYDDEKKEWVGILKEIRYATGASCLATRLNLFKLSKL from the exons ATGGATTCCCAAAGGGAACTCACTGAAGAGCTCAGACTTTACCAATCCACCCTCCTTCAGGATGGCCTCAAGGAACTCCTTGAAGAGAAAAAGTTTGTAGATTGCTCTCTAAAAGCTGGTGACAGAAGCCTGCCTTGCCACAGATTGATTCTGTCGGCATGTAGCCCTTATTTTCGTGAGTATTTCTTATCTGagcaaaatgaagagaaaaagaaggaggTAGTTCTAGATAACGTTGACCCCAACATCCTGGATATGATTATCAAATACCTTTATTCAGCAAGTATTGATCTCAATGATTCTAATGTGCAAGATATTTTTGCTTTGGCCAGCCGCTTTCAGATCCCTTCTGTATTCACTGTGTGCGTCTCCTATCTTCAGAAGAGGCTTGCTGTTGGTAACTGTCTGGCCATCCTTCGGTTAGGTGTTCTACTTGATTGCCCAAGACTTGCATTTTCTGCCCGTGATTTTGTTTCAGATCATTTTGTGCAGATCTGCCAAGAAGAGGACTTCATGCAGCTTGCCCCGCATGAACTTATCTCAGTTATTTCACCTGACAGTTTAAACGTAGAGAAGGAAGAACTGGTATTTGAAGCAGTAATGAGATGGGTCCGAACAGACAAGGAGAACAGAGTAAAGAGCCTGGGGGAAATTTTTGACTGCATACGTTTTCGTCTAAtgccagaaaaatatttcaaagaacaGGTTGAGAAGGATGATATAATTAAAAGCAACTCAGACCTCCAGAAAAAAGTAAAGATTATTAAGGATGCTTTTGCTGGAAAACTGCCAGACTCTagcaaaagcacagaaaagtCATCCAAAGGGGAGGTGAATGGTGATGTAGGAGATGAAGATTTACTGCCTGGCTACCTAAATGACCTTCCCAGGCATGGCATGTTCGTCAAAGACCTGATTCTTCTGGTTAATGACACTGCTGCAGTAGCCTATGATCCTCTTGAAAATGAATGCTACCTAGCAGCCCTCGCAGAACAGATTCCCAGAAATCATTCCAGTATAGTCACCAAACAAAATCAGGTCTATATTGTTGGAGGACTCTATGTGGAAGAGGAGAACAAGGATCAGCCTTTCCAGTCATACTTCTTCCAG CTGGACAGCATTGCTGGTGAGTGGGTTGCCCTTCCTCCACTGCCGTCAGCCAGGTGTCTCTTTGGGCTGGGAGAGTCAGACAACAAGATCTATGTAATAGCAGGCAAGGATCTTCGCACTGAGGAGTCACTAGATTCAGTATTGTGCTATGACCCTGT GGCAATGAAATGGGGTGAGATCAAAAAGCTGCCCATCAAAGTATATGGCCATGCAACTATCTCAAACAATGGATTGATATATTGTCTTGGTGGAAAAACTGATGATAA GAAATGCACTAATAGATTATTTGTGTACAATCCCAAGAAAGGAGACTGGAGAGACCTGGCTCCAATGAAAGTGCCTCGCTCAATGTTTGGAACAGCCATCCATAAGGGCAAGATTGTCATTGCAGGTGGTGTCACTGAAGAAGGCCTTACTGCATCTGTTGAAGCTTTTGACCTGACCACCAATAA ATGGGAGGTAATGCCTGAATTTCCCCAAGAGAGAAGTTCTATTAGTTTAGTCACTTTAAGCGGAGCTTTGTATGCTATTGGAGGCTTTGCAATGATTCAACTTGAATCTAAAGAATTTGCACCTAGTGAAGTCACTGACATATGGAA gtATGATGATGAGAAGAAGGAATGGGTTGGCATACTAAAAGAGATCCGATACGCTACTGGAGCCTCCTGCCTGGCCACACGCTTAAACCTCTTCAAGTTATCAAAACTGTAA
- the FASTKD1 gene encoding FAST kinase domain-containing protein 1, mitochondrial isoform X1: MLCMRQVCLFALRCYQARTLCSDLLLNQINGCTHEDEVFSLVRRNKTRLSEKHVGIALNMLWQLQKKRPLLLRTSDYVRNHSQFLTLCILAENKVKHMEDEVIVDILYSILRLDVEHHVSLAKVLVTEAWKRLERLSLPALSKFALCLYKQHRHFSPVTGQVAHIVDMKLDSIQDIRILSVLMISISEVITESFRDRLIHKAEQLLEKNSDIHFNYARRILQFLQNVKLRYHPLLDKCNKIFLESASHLDIYSISHIFGLYEQLGFDNAEFRLIAKQLLSEAIDDYCDPETFAKLFFSLGPMAGSEVRERLLVTAVHMAEEFSSHQVLMILKTMQKMKCRNSHLLKKMSSVLHKHLDSYHVLQLVKLTQCLVVLHCQDLELFAKLKMLLLGYLKSSVIPADTAAIIRVLTMLPSFQVEEMIINKAAAVLPQCRLHHLNCIATALAKWNHHGQLHWQNSSELCAKLLQKLNDCGFQRLQKANNLNLLLEELPYVNGKWFEQVLNEETLAMFQRLIDQITWANVLPLSFFLIKSGHRCPALFDRIASVTVENIDKIPPSEIYFILFLFSALNYDPPDSEEFFKSCIQHLTSNLSHLETYHLVLLGHVLAMAGYFPPVLITTIFNVSFLSKLDAQLKVLPDTVKQRVDLSLMKLNRAVCLECPEFHIPWFHEPYCQRVFHNSTSRINPQQQHIHRMLTVILGGSHYSRMSVVTPYYYKIDFECVLDVNKKPLSYMAQNVALNGVEGIHLRHDMKDERRKALPPGAQRVALEFLNSKAFSKDYSRHLKGEPAVKKRHLEILGYRVVQIPHFEWNSMVLSTKGEQLEYLRQQLYGIQ, encoded by the exons ATGCTTTGTATGAGGCAGGTTTGCTTATTTGCACTGAGGTGTTACCAGGCTCGGACTCTGTGTAGTGATCTGCTTTTGAACCAGATAAATGGCTGCACCCATGAAGATGAAGTGTTCAGCCTTGTTAGAAGGAACAAGACCAGACTTTCTGAAAAGCATGTGGGAATTGCATTGAACATGCTGTGGCAATTGCAAAAGAAGAGGCCCTTACTTTTAAGGACTAGTGACTATGTAAGAAATCACTCCCAGTTTCTTACCCTTTGCATTTTGGCAGAAAACAAGGTGAAACACATGGAAGATGAGGTGATAGTGGACATCTTATATAGCATCCTGAG GCTCGATGTTGAACACCATGTTTCTCTAGCAAAAGTGCTTGTTACAGAGGCATGGAAAAGATTAGAAAG GCTTAGTTTGCCTGCTCTGTCTAAATTTGCTCTGTGCTTATACAAGCAACACAGGCACTTCAGTCCCGTAACTGGCCAAGTAGCTCATATTGTGGACATGAAACTGGATTCTATTCAGGATATAAG gATCTTGTCAGTTTTGATGATCAGCATATCGGAAGTGATCACAGAGAGTTTTCGAGATCGATTAATACACAAGGCTGAACAGCTCTTAGAAAAAAACAGTGACATCCACTTCAACTATGCCAGAAGAATACTGCAGTTTCTCCAAAATGTTAAACTGAGATATCATCCATTGCTAGACAAATGCAACAAGATTTTCCTTGAAAGTGCCTCCCATCTTGATATATACAGTATTAGTCATATTTTTGGACTGTATGAGCAGCTGGGTTTTGACAATGCTGAATTCCGTTTGATTGCTAAACAGCTTCTATCTGAAGCTATAGATGATTATTGTGATCCTGAAAcatttgcaaaattatttttttctcttgggcCTATGGCAGGATCTGAGGTTAGAGAAAG GTTGCTAGTAACTGCAGTACACATGGCAGAGGAATTTAGCAGTCACCAAGTATTGATGATACTGAAGACTatgcagaaaatgaaatgcagaaattcTCATCTActcaaaaa AATGTCTTCTGTTCTGCACAAACACTTGGATAGCTACCATGTGTTACAGTTGGTAAAGTTAACGCAGTGCTTGGTGGTGTTGCATTGCCAAGATCTGGAGCTGTTTGCCAAACTAAAAATGTTACTATTAGG TTATTTAAAATCTAGTGTAATACCTGCTGATACTGCAGCCATAATACGTGTTCTGACCATGCTTCCTTCTTTTCAAGTGGAGGAAATGATTAtaaacaaagcagcagcagttttgcCTCAATGCAGACTCCATCATTTGAATTGCATTGCTACAGCTCTTGCTAAGTGGAATCATCATGGCCAGTTGCACTGGCAAAACAGTTCTGAGCTATGTGCCAAGCTTCTGCAAAAACTAAATGACTGTGGATTTCAGAGGCTTCAGAAAGCCAACAACTTAAATCTTCTGTTGGAAGAACTTCCATATGTGAATGGAAAGTGGTTTGAACAAGTTCTGAATGAGGAAACTCTGGCTATGTTTCAACGCTTGATAGATCAAATAACATGGGCAAACGTTTTAcccttgtctttttttctcataaaatcAGGCCACCGTTGTCCTGCATTATTTGACAGAATAGCTTCTGTGACTGTTGAAAATATAGACAAG attcccCCCTCTGAAATCtattttattctcttccttttctctgctttgaaTTATGACCCTCCTGACAGTGAAGAATTCTTTAAGAGTTGTATCCAACATCTTACTTCTAACTTGA GTCATCTTGAAACTTATCACTTGGTGCTGCTTGGTCATGTTTTGGCAATGGCTGGGTATTTTCCTCCAGTTCTGATAACAACGATATTTAATGTTTCTTTCCTAAGCAAACTGGATGCTCAACTTAAAG tcCTGCCTGATACAGTGAAGCAGAGGGTTGACTTGAGCCTCATGAAATTGAACAGAGCAGTCTGTCTGGAATGCCCAGAGTTTCACATCCCTTGGTTTCATGAGCCATACTGCCAACGTGTCTTTCATAACA GTACAAGCCGAATAAATCCACAGCAACAGCATATTCACAGAATGCTGACAGTGATCTTAGGAGGGAGCCATTACTCAAGAATGTCTGTTGTCACACCGTACTACTATAAAATAG ATTTTGAGTGTGTCCTGgatgtaaataaaaagcctctTTCCTATATGGCTCAGAATGTAGCTTTGAATGGTGTGGAGGGAATACACTTGAGACATGACATGAAGGATGAAAGGAGAAAGGCTCTGCCACCAGGAGCTCAAAG AGTTGCTTTGGAATTTCTTAATTCAAAAGCTTTTAGCAAAGATTATTCACGTCATCTGAAAGGAGAACCTGCAGTGAAAAAGCGACACCTGGAGATACTGGGGTACCGAGTAGTTCAG ATTCCTCACTTCGAATGGAATTCTATGGTTCTGTCAACAAAAGGTGAACAGCTGGAATACCTGAGGCAGCAGCTGTATGGAATACAGTGA